The Bacteroidales bacterium genome has a segment encoding these proteins:
- a CDS encoding cyanophycinase yields the protein MNFRLLKISVLFYVLIFVFGCTEQQPPESPTQPHSSCPENGYLIAAGGNLTDTAVFKKFMELSGGPDAPVVIITTAATDEELADGQFYADQEKQWRGYGFTNFSFMHTRDPKEANSEAFVQPLTNARGVWFLGGRQWRLMDAYEGTKVFDQLEKLLDRGGVIGGSSAGASILASYLARGDSQTNTAMMGDHEKGFGFFDNTAIDQHLLAMNRQFDIFDILDAHPGMLGIGLDENTAIVAHGNQFEVIGKSYVAIYDGTFYREVRDKDDWNHKEGEVSQLPKGSRKFYLLKAGQKYDMFNRKVIE from the coding sequence ATGAATTTCAGATTATTAAAAATATCGGTGTTGTTTTACGTTTTGATTTTCGTTTTCGGATGTACCGAACAACAGCCACCCGAAAGCCCCACGCAACCCCACTCCTCCTGCCCCGAAAACGGCTACCTGATTGCCGCCGGCGGAAACCTGACCGACACGGCGGTTTTTAAGAAATTCATGGAACTTTCCGGTGGCCCGGACGCTCCCGTGGTCATTATAACTACCGCGGCTACGGATGAGGAACTTGCTGACGGACAGTTTTATGCAGATCAGGAAAAGCAATGGCGGGGCTATGGTTTTACAAACTTTAGTTTTATGCACACACGCGACCCAAAAGAGGCCAACAGCGAAGCGTTTGTTCAGCCACTGACAAATGCACGCGGCGTGTGGTTTTTGGGTGGCAGGCAGTGGCGCCTGATGGATGCTTACGAAGGAACAAAGGTTTTTGACCAACTTGAGAAACTACTCGACAGAGGCGGCGTAATCGGTGGAAGCTCTGCGGGCGCGAGTATTCTGGCCAGCTATCTGGCGCGTGGCGATTCGCAAACTAACACGGCTATGATGGGCGATCATGAAAAAGGTTTTGGATTTTTCGACAATACTGCCATCGATCAGCACCTGCTTGCCATGAACCGGCAGTTTGATATTTTTGATATACTCGATGCGCATCCGGGAATGCTGGGCATTGGGCTGGACGAAAACACCGCCATCGTTGCGCACGGCAATCAATTTGAAGTGATCGGCAAAAGTTACGTGGCCATTTACGACGGAACTTTTTACCGTGAGGTGCGCGACAAAGATGACTGGAATCATAAAGAGGGCGAAGTCAGCCAGCTTCCCAAAGGTAGCCGGAAATTTTATCTTTTAAAAGCCGGCCAGAAATACGATATGTTCAACCGCAAGGTTATTGAATAA
- a CDS encoding MFS transporter, with the protein MLPFQKRLSNFFYVVLGLPATAMGFGLSIQIAVLSWILRTQYGLEMDEIGIVWAAGPIAGIIGQPIVGLISDGTWFWGGRRRPFIFIGGTLAALAILALPNIGLISTSLGIGSIVAVATTVALTLDLSINISFNPTRAIIADVTPDGEPRTKGYTWMQSISNFFGAGAYLIAALVGNMELIYIGVAVVFLFSVVPMFFITEPRDLISVEDKDVEPTRTDWKQLFRIYFAHSFSWLGIQTMFIYSIAFFEQRFHTTDGAYLGAIIGWSFFILNAVGAIFPIVLLEPLSRRIGKVKTQVLSVASMAVGYFLIVLLVRDTITMYLIFVLLSLGWAAVVSLPFAIMSEKVNKVKMGFFMGIFNLSVVLPQLVASLVLGFFIKNADDKSIIYLISGISLAISAVLWLLVKEKSAHEEAVNDKK; encoded by the coding sequence ACGTCGTTCTGGGGCTTCCCGCCACGGCGATGGGTTTTGGGTTGTCGATACAAATCGCAGTCCTGAGCTGGATATTGCGCACGCAGTACGGCCTGGAGATGGACGAAATCGGCATCGTGTGGGCAGCCGGTCCCATTGCCGGCATCATCGGGCAGCCTATTGTGGGGCTTATCAGCGACGGCACCTGGTTTTGGGGTGGACGGCGAAGGCCTTTCATCTTTATCGGCGGCACCCTGGCGGCACTGGCGATACTGGCGCTGCCCAACATCGGGCTGATTAGCACCAGCCTCGGCATTGGCAGTATTGTGGCGGTAGCAACTACCGTGGCGCTCACGCTCGATCTTTCCATCAACATCAGCTTTAATCCCACGCGTGCCATCATTGCCGACGTAACGCCCGATGGAGAGCCACGCACCAAAGGCTACACCTGGATGCAGTCCATCTCCAATTTCTTCGGCGCCGGCGCTTATCTCATCGCTGCACTGGTTGGTAACATGGAGTTAATTTATATCGGCGTTGCCGTAGTATTCTTATTCTCGGTGGTGCCGATGTTTTTTATCACCGAGCCGCGCGACCTGATCAGCGTCGAAGACAAAGATGTGGAACCTACCCGCACCGACTGGAAGCAGCTCTTCCGGATATATTTCGCACATAGCTTTTCGTGGCTGGGAATTCAAACGATGTTTATTTACAGCATCGCCTTCTTCGAGCAGCGCTTCCACACCACCGACGGCGCCTATCTCGGCGCCATCATCGGATGGTCGTTTTTTATCCTTAACGCTGTGGGCGCCATTTTCCCCATCGTGCTGCTGGAGCCGCTGTCGCGCCGCATTGGCAAAGTAAAAACGCAGGTACTTTCGGTGGCTTCGATGGCTGTTGGCTATTTTCTAATCGTGCTGCTGGTGCGCGACACCATCACGATGTACCTCATCTTTGTGCTGCTGAGTCTGGGCTGGGCTGCAGTGGTGAGCCTCCCTTTTGCCATCATGAGCGAGAAAGTAAACAAAGTAAAAATGGGATTTTTTATGGGAATCTTCAATCTTTCGGTGGTACTGCCGCAACTCGTGGCCAGTCTGGTGCTGGGATTTTTTATAAAGAATGCCGACGACAAATCCATCATCTATCTCATCAGCGGCATATCGCTGGCCATCTCGGCAGTGCTGTGGCTATTGGTAAAAGAAAAGAGTGCACACGAAGAAGCAGTGAACGATAAGAAGTGA